The genomic segment TATAAAGAATATAATATTTTAGGATTTATAGACGATTATTCTGAGTATGGAAAAATAATTGTTAATCATAATAATAAAAATTATTTTACGCTTGGAACTACAAATAATTTTTTTGAAAAAGAGAAAAATAAAACTAATAAAAAAAAAACTTCTGATATATTTGGAATTATTGGCATTGGTCACAATTATATAAGAAAAAAAATTGCAAAACAGGTTGCAAAATTAGATAAAGAATTCAAATGGGAAAAAATAATATCAAAAAACTGTATTTTAAATGGAAATGTAGAAATAGGTGAAGGAAGTTTAATTATGCCCGGGGTTGTAATAAATACAGAAACAAAAATTGGAAAACATTGTATTATCAACACATCATCTTCAATTGATCACCATAATTACTTTAAGGATTACTCGAGTTGTGGTCCAGGAGTTATTACAGG from the Candidatus Pelagibacter sp. HIMB1321 genome contains:
- a CDS encoding acetyltransferase; the encoded protein is MLKKKIVIFGSNDHSKVIFSEIIKYKEYNILGFIDDYSEYGKIIVNHNNKNYFTLGTTNNFFEKEKNKTNKKKTSDIFGIIGIGHNYIRKKIAKQVAKLDKEFKWEKIISKNCILNGNVEIGEGSLIMPGVVINTETKIGKHCIINTSSSIDHHNYFKDYSSCGPGVITGGKVTIGENSHLGIGAVVKNGIMIGNDTIIGGNSYVNKNCNNSSIYFGNPSKLVKKRKESDNYL